In Panacibacter ginsenosidivorans, the following proteins share a genomic window:
- a CDS encoding sulfatase-like hydrolase/transferase: MKHTTHTFQWRFKSIKIYLALLISLISMVFNACKKDIHSIESSSALSIDLLATGKPNIILIIGDDVGYDIPTFNGGESYETPNLDFMAFNGVYFPNCFAMPDGPPARIELMTGKYSCRNFTEARHLNPEDKTIGNMLRDAGYSTGYVGKWHLDGGDTSIKNHGFDKYLVFMPYNPKTTGYDQWYRRYKNPLLYQNGAYLPDSVVEGKYSEDLYNTYINNFIDSNKSKPFFLIYSCNLVQHPWSPTPDDPDFANWDASGDERSREDVKYFPGMVKYMDKMIGKLMDKISETGLTSKTVVMFTSDNGTVPGIKSVYKGDTVRGGKLDTKRTSINVPLAVYGPGNVVSGIMDTSIIDMTDFLTSFAGIAKIPVPTTWGKLDGKTFNDNLQGNIVATKQKSYYYTFWPTDFDAPNNTTSFIFDYNYKLYDSAHGGQFYNIRLDVNEKNPIDDDDLTNAERKIKSSFNAILKKGYSIAGY, translated from the coding sequence ATGAAACACACAACTCATACCTTTCAATGGAGATTTAAAAGCATAAAAATTTATTTAGCTTTATTGATTTCTCTCATAAGTATGGTGTTTAACGCCTGCAAAAAAGATATTCATTCTATTGAAAGCTCATCTGCACTTTCAATTGATCTTTTAGCAACAGGCAAGCCAAATATCATTCTCATCATTGGAGATGATGTAGGTTATGATATACCAACCTTTAATGGCGGCGAATCTTATGAAACACCCAATCTTGATTTCATGGCATTTAATGGCGTTTATTTTCCCAACTGTTTTGCTATGCCAGATGGCCCGCCTGCCAGGATAGAACTGATGACTGGTAAATATAGTTGCAGGAATTTTACTGAAGCAAGACACCTGAATCCCGAAGATAAGACCATTGGAAATATGTTGCGGGATGCAGGCTATTCTACCGGCTACGTTGGCAAATGGCATTTAGATGGTGGCGATACTTCCATTAAAAATCATGGCTTTGACAAGTACCTTGTTTTTATGCCTTATAATCCTAAAACTACCGGTTATGATCAATGGTACAGGCGTTATAAAAATCCCTTGCTTTACCAAAATGGCGCATATCTTCCGGATAGTGTAGTGGAAGGAAAATATTCCGAAGACCTCTATAATACATACATCAACAATTTTATTGACAGTAATAAAAGCAAACCATTTTTTCTTATTTATTCCTGCAACCTGGTGCAACATCCATGGAGCCCTACACCAGATGATCCTGATTTTGCCAATTGGGATGCTTCCGGAGATGAGCGATCAAGAGAAGATGTAAAATATTTCCCCGGCATGGTAAAATATATGGATAAAATGATCGGTAAACTGATGGATAAAATAAGTGAAACAGGTTTAACCAGTAAGACTGTGGTGATGTTTACAAGTGATAACGGCACGGTGCCGGGTATTAAATCCGTATATAAAGGAGACACCGTAAGAGGTGGAAAGCTTGATACCAAAAGAACATCCATCAATGTACCGCTTGCTGTGTATGGACCGGGCAATGTTGTAAGTGGCATAATGGATACCTCTATCATAGACATGACCGATTTTCTTACCAGTTTTGCAGGCATTGCTAAAATACCTGTTCCAACAACCTGGGGTAAACTGGATGGCAAAACATTTAATGATAACCTACAGGGAAATATCGTTGCTACAAAACAGAAAAGTTATTACTACACTTTTTGGCCCACAGATTTCGATGCACCTAACAATACCACTTCATTTATTTTTGATTACAACTATAAACTATACGATTCAGCACATGGCGGCCAGTTTTATAATATACGCCTTGATGTGAATGAGAAAAATCCTATCGATGATGATGACCTTACAAATGCGGAACGTAAAATAAAAAGCTCGTTTAATGCAATACTAAAAAAGGGTTATAGCATTGCAGGCTATTAA
- a CDS encoding alpha/beta hydrolase: MKQLLFIILLCAGAYITKAATVDTIAAHSDVMHKDIACVVIKPSSYDGKKDVPVVYLLHGYSGNQRDWITEVPAIKQYADQDSIIIVCPDGNYNSWYFDAPMDSTVRYETFVSKELVNYMDAHYKTIKDRAGRGITGLSMGGHGAFYLAFKHQDIFGVAGSMSGGVDIRPYPLKWEISKLLGSYKEHPENWEANADINLVHLLTPNSLAIIFDCGTDDFFYKVNVALHEKLLYYGIPHDFIVRPGAHTWDYWSNSISFQLLYMKHYFDTARK; the protein is encoded by the coding sequence ATGAAGCAACTATTGTTCATCATTCTATTATGTGCAGGCGCTTATATAACCAAAGCAGCAACCGTTGATACTATTGCTGCGCATAGTGATGTTATGCATAAAGACATTGCATGTGTGGTTATAAAACCATCTTCTTATGATGGCAAAAAAGATGTTCCTGTAGTGTACTTGTTGCATGGATATAGTGGTAACCAAAGAGACTGGATCACAGAAGTACCAGCCATAAAACAATATGCAGACCAGGATAGCATCATCATTGTTTGCCCTGACGGGAATTACAACTCCTGGTACTTTGATGCACCTATGGATTCTACGGTGCGCTATGAGACTTTTGTAAGTAAAGAACTTGTCAATTATATGGATGCACATTACAAAACTATTAAAGACCGTGCAGGTCGTGGTATTACGGGTTTAAGTATGGGTGGCCATGGTGCATTTTATCTTGCTTTTAAACACCAGGATATTTTTGGTGTGGCAGGCAGTATGAGTGGTGGTGTTGATATTCGCCCTTACCCGCTTAAATGGGAAATTTCAAAATTATTAGGTTCATACAAAGAGCATCCTGAAAACTGGGAAGCCAATGCAGATATCAATCTGGTGCATTTGCTGACACCAAATTCTCTGGCAATAATCTTTGATTGCGGCACCGATGATTTCTTTTACAAAGTAAACGTAGCTCTGCACGAAAAGCTGTTGTATTATGGCATACCGCATGATTTTATTGTACGCCCCGGTGCTCATACATGGGATTACTGGTCCAACTCAATAAGCTTTCAGCTACTCTATATGAAACATTATTTTGATACAGCAAGAAAGTAA
- a CDS encoding choice-of-anchor L domain-containing protein, with the protein MKKRYLSLLPVGTAKRLRLLVTYTLFLIFLSGSLLAQVVKHSAIDVQTLRQKNSFNKAALIKNKQPGINNANLATLLSVKQADSVTNPLLNIIQSLVGPGITVSNIQTTLPKTSDIYGSFSGGTSVLGMESGLIMTTGSVFNALGPNISEFTSQDNGLPGYLVSDTVGYDAAVISFDVTSSTSFLSFKYVFASEEYNEYVGSPFNDEFAFFISGPGIPAGTNIALIPGTNTPVAINNVNLGLNSQYYINNDSAGFVDPVKFQNLEYDGLTTVLTTTAITVVPGAKYTITLVIQDFEDAVYDSGVFLEGGSITSDSCVLDLHAVKKDITCNGANDGSINLLYSGANGTAQFAWTNGATTEDISNLAPGSYNVTVTDEKSCTATLKSPVVINEPTVLALNQPVITGTGCDGGSKGSAQVSAKGGTPPYQYTLDTSINSTGIFTDLNAGTYNYSASDSNGCTTSGSFVIPVGSNTNCTILVKPSSVAPGLAVNTIYLGIGPQSVTLTGIVKGGNKPYKYDWGFDTGRCVTVSPTITTTYNLTITDNAGCQSTCSVTIYVVDVRCGKDLQKILVCHKDSATQQWKTLCVKRGNVRDYLEHGDLLGPCTSFGSTGTVSEINESVENKMALNAELLQIKVSPNPATTYFSIQVNSNHSTEQISLRIFDMYGRQIEVISHITPGGILQVGNNYKPGTYIAEITQGSMRKTLRLVKTGG; encoded by the coding sequence ATGAAAAAAAGATACCTATCATTACTGCCAGTTGGTACAGCAAAACGATTACGTTTGTTGGTGACCTACACGTTATTCCTAATATTTCTTTCCGGCTCTTTACTGGCCCAGGTAGTTAAACACTCTGCTATTGATGTGCAGACATTAAGACAAAAAAACAGCTTTAATAAAGCAGCTCTAATAAAAAACAAACAGCCGGGTATTAACAATGCTAATCTTGCAACGCTTTTATCAGTTAAGCAGGCTGATTCTGTTACCAATCCATTACTAAATATCATACAATCTTTAGTTGGGCCTGGTATCACCGTATCCAACATTCAAACAACCTTGCCAAAGACATCGGATATTTACGGTTCTTTTTCCGGTGGCACCAGTGTGCTGGGAATGGAAAGTGGATTAATCATGACCACCGGCAGTGTTTTCAATGCATTAGGGCCGAATATTTCAGAGTTTACAAGCCAGGATAACGGACTTCCCGGCTATCTTGTTAGCGATACTGTAGGATATGATGCTGCTGTTATTTCTTTTGACGTAACATCTTCCACCTCATTTCTATCTTTTAAATATGTGTTTGCATCAGAAGAGTATAATGAATATGTGGGATCTCCGTTTAATGACGAATTTGCATTTTTTATCAGCGGGCCGGGTATTCCTGCAGGAACAAATATTGCCTTAATTCCCGGTACAAATACACCTGTTGCAATAAATAATGTAAACCTGGGGCTCAACTCCCAATATTACATCAACAATGATTCTGCAGGCTTCGTAGATCCGGTTAAATTTCAAAACCTGGAGTATGATGGATTAACTACAGTACTTACAACAACCGCGATTACAGTTGTGCCGGGTGCAAAATATACCATCACGCTGGTAATCCAGGATTTTGAAGATGCTGTTTACGACTCCGGAGTTTTTTTAGAAGGTGGCAGCATTACCAGCGATTCCTGTGTATTGGATTTACATGCCGTTAAGAAAGATATTACCTGTAACGGAGCAAATGATGGAAGTATTAATTTACTTTATAGTGGCGCTAACGGAACAGCACAATTTGCCTGGACTAATGGGGCGACTACGGAAGATATCAGTAACCTCGCACCAGGCTCTTATAATGTAACAGTAACGGATGAGAAAAGCTGTACTGCAACTTTGAAGAGCCCTGTTGTAATTAATGAGCCAACAGTGCTTGCACTTAACCAGCCTGTCATTACCGGTACAGGTTGTGATGGTGGTAGTAAGGGATCGGCACAGGTGTCAGCTAAAGGGGGAACGCCGCCTTATCAATACACATTAGACACAAGTATCAATAGTACTGGTATTTTTACTGATTTAAACGCTGGCACTTACAACTACTCTGCCAGTGACAGCAACGGCTGTACAACATCAGGCTCATTTGTAATACCGGTTGGCTCAAATACTAATTGTACCATTCTCGTGAAACCGAGCTCCGTAGCCCCGGGCCTGGCAGTCAACACTATTTACTTAGGCATCGGCCCCCAAAGTGTAACGCTTACAGGCATTGTTAAAGGAGGTAATAAACCCTATAAATACGACTGGGGTTTTGACACAGGGCGTTGCGTTACTGTTAGTCCTACAATCACAACTACTTATAACCTTACCATCACTGATAATGCAGGATGTCAGTCAACCTGTAGTGTGACTATTTATGTAGTAGACGTACGCTGTGGTAAGGATTTACAAAAGATTCTTGTATGCCATAAGGATAGTGCTACACAGCAGTGGAAGACACTATGTGTTAAGCGCGGGAATGTTCGCGATTACCTGGAACATGGAGACCTGTTGGGACCATGCACTTCTTTTGGAAGTACAGGTACCGTAAGTGAAATAAATGAATCTGTTGAGAATAAAATGGCATTGAATGCTGAGTTACTTCAGATCAAGGTCTCACCAAATCCTGCCACAACTTACTTCAGTATACAAGTCAATTCCAATCATTCAACAGAACAGATCAGCTTGCGGATATTTGATATGTATGGAAGACAAATTGAAGTAATAAGTCATATTACGCCCGGCGGCATTTTACAGGTAGGCAACAATTATAAGCCGGGCACTTACATTGCAGAAATTACACAGGGGAGTATGAGAAAAACACTCAGACTGGTTAAAACAGGAGGCTAA
- a CDS encoding SDR family NAD(P)-dependent oxidoreductase, protein MMNDQNKKVAIVTGGGSGIGFAIAEKFANANIQTIIVGRDEKKLQSAKEKAGPNCFIMQCDLSNLTEIPVLIENVVAGFGRIDILVNNAGINMKKDFTEVTDADFQSILTTNLCSVFAISREVVKQMLIQGGGNIINISSMAAQYGLPKVIAYSATKTAIDGMTRAMATELSPKGIRVNAIAPGFIKTDMTAKALDSDPERKSKVFSRTPMGYMGEPADIGDAALFLASDAAKYITGIVLPVDGGNSIGF, encoded by the coding sequence ATGATGAATGATCAAAATAAAAAAGTAGCCATTGTTACAGGGGGAGGCTCTGGAATCGGTTTTGCTATTGCAGAAAAATTTGCCAATGCCAATATCCAAACAATTATTGTGGGTAGAGATGAAAAGAAATTGCAATCAGCAAAAGAGAAAGCCGGGCCTAACTGTTTTATTATGCAATGTGATCTTAGCAACCTTACTGAAATACCAGTATTGATAGAGAACGTAGTAGCCGGCTTTGGCAGGATCGATATCCTCGTAAACAATGCCGGCATCAATATGAAAAAAGATTTTACAGAAGTAACAGATGCAGATTTTCAAAGTATTCTTACTACAAATCTTTGCTCGGTATTTGCAATAAGCCGTGAAGTAGTAAAGCAAATGTTGATACAGGGTGGCGGCAATATCATTAACATCAGTTCTATGGCTGCACAATATGGGTTGCCAAAGGTTATTGCATACAGTGCTACTAAAACTGCAATTGATGGCATGACAAGAGCTATGGCAACAGAACTATCTCCAAAGGGTATTCGTGTAAATGCTATTGCTCCTGGTTTTATTAAAACTGATATGACAGCAAAAGCGCTTGATTCAGATCCGGAACGTAAATCAAAAGTCTTTAGCCGCACACCAATGGGTTATATGGGCGAGCCTGCCGATATTGGTGATGCTGCTCTGTTTCTGGCAAGCGATGCAGCAAAATATATAACTGGTATAGTGCTGCCGGTAGATGGTGGTAACAGTATTGGTTTTTGA
- a CDS encoding RNA polymerase sigma factor, with the protein MNIKTEQEIISDVLAGDTNAYHILVSRYRNMIFTLVNNIILNREDAEEIAQDVFIKAYTGLRTFKGSALFSTWLYRIAVNAALNKKKIKVFNVIPIGESFENETDDNIQPLLDQYEIKERKKFVQLAMLQLKDDERICITMYYLNELQVSEIHDLTGISTANIKVLLYRGRKNLYRQLEQLLKTEMNNLI; encoded by the coding sequence GTGAACATTAAAACCGAGCAGGAAATTATAAGCGATGTATTGGCAGGTGATACAAATGCCTATCATATACTTGTAAGCAGGTACAGGAACATGATCTTTACATTGGTGAATAATATTATATTGAACAGAGAAGATGCCGAAGAAATAGCGCAGGATGTTTTTATAAAAGCCTATACAGGCTTAAGAACCTTCAAAGGCAGCGCGTTGTTTTCTACCTGGCTATACAGAATTGCTGTTAATGCAGCGTTGAATAAAAAGAAAATAAAAGTATTTAATGTAATACCTATAGGGGAAAGTTTTGAAAATGAAACAGATGATAACATACAACCTTTGCTTGATCAATATGAAATCAAAGAGCGAAAAAAGTTTGTGCAGCTTGCCATGCTACAACTTAAGGATGATGAACGTATCTGCATTACCATGTATTATCTTAATGAATTACAGGTAAGTGAAATACATGATCTAACAGGTATTTCGACAGCCAATATTAAAGTACTGCTTTATAGAGGACGCAAGAATTTGTACCGGCAACTGGAACAATTACTAAAGACAGAAATGAATAACTTAATATAA
- a CDS encoding FG-GAP repeat domain-containing protein yields the protein MRKTADNGNFEIFAIAFILLITIVIIFERCNSQTITEKKVAEKYCSSCHLFPEPSLLDKTTWEKNILPAMAPHLGIRYFLDSPYEINDEIKRNAVNNAPQGQLINISAWKKIIDYYKENAPATNLPQNRQPIQKFTDQFKIAEPLPDEGNPSVSYIKIDEGNQWIYTGTAADSSLNIYNAKLQLLTKQNVHGIIVDMQFNTLLDKSGERSGIFTNIGIMNPNDLKAGTADSFYINKDGAQFYQQQVLSHLPRPVAITKADLDKDGMQDYLVNGFGNTTGALYWMKNEGNKQYQQNTMRPFPGAIKTYIDDYNNDGLPDIMALMTQAQEGIYLFTNKGNGSFDTKTILQFPAVYGSSYFELDDFNNDGYKDILYTCGDNADYSSRALKHYHGVYIFINDGKNNFTEKYFFPIHGCYKAIARDFDNDSDLDIAAISFFPDSKNQPQESFVYLENKGLSYFSKSFQFEPYSIKAFNEGHWLTMDAGDIDGDGDEDIALGSFNPPPKELERAPKDSTKPSFLLLVNKTKSKASQ from the coding sequence ATGAGAAAAACTGCAGATAACGGCAATTTTGAAATTTTTGCGATTGCTTTCATTCTTTTAATAACCATAGTAATAATATTTGAGCGGTGCAATTCGCAAACAATAACTGAAAAGAAAGTAGCAGAGAAATACTGTAGCTCCTGCCATTTATTTCCCGAACCTTCATTGCTTGATAAAACAACCTGGGAAAAAAATATACTCCCTGCGATGGCCCCACATTTGGGGATAAGATATTTTTTAGACAGCCCTTATGAAATTAATGATGAAATAAAAAGGAATGCAGTCAATAATGCCCCACAAGGGCAGTTGATCAATATTAGCGCCTGGAAAAAGATTATAGACTACTATAAGGAAAATGCACCAGCAACAAACCTTCCACAAAACAGGCAACCCATTCAAAAATTTACGGACCAGTTCAAAATAGCAGAACCATTACCAGATGAGGGCAATCCTTCAGTTAGTTATATAAAGATTGATGAGGGAAACCAATGGATATATACCGGAACCGCAGCTGATTCATCATTAAACATCTACAATGCAAAACTGCAGCTTCTTACAAAACAAAATGTGCATGGTATAATCGTAGATATGCAGTTCAATACTCTATTGGATAAGAGTGGCGAACGTAGCGGTATTTTCACCAATATTGGTATTATGAATCCAAACGATCTTAAAGCAGGAACAGCAGATTCATTTTACATTAATAAAGATGGCGCACAATTTTATCAGCAACAGGTGCTCAGCCATCTGCCAAGGCCGGTTGCAATAACAAAAGCTGATCTAGATAAAGATGGAATGCAGGATTATCTCGTAAACGGTTTTGGAAATACAACGGGGGCTTTATATTGGATGAAAAATGAAGGCAATAAACAATATCAGCAAAATACAATGCGGCCATTTCCCGGCGCCATTAAAACATATATAGACGATTACAACAATGATGGATTGCCAGATATTATGGCGCTTATGACACAGGCACAGGAAGGCATTTATTTGTTTACGAATAAAGGCAATGGAAGTTTTGATACAAAGACTATTCTTCAGTTTCCCGCAGTATATGGTTCAAGTTATTTTGAGCTGGATGATTTTAATAACGATGGCTATAAAGATATTTTATACACCTGCGGTGATAATGCTGATTATTCATCCCGTGCGCTGAAGCATTATCACGGAGTTTACATTTTTATAAATGATGGCAAGAACAATTTTACTGAAAAATATTTTTTTCCAATTCATGGTTGTTACAAAGCCATAGCAAGAGATTTTGATAACGATAGCGATCTTGACATCGCAGCAATTTCTTTTTTCCCCGATTCAAAAAATCAACCACAGGAATCATTTGTTTATTTGGAAAACAAAGGTCTTTCTTATTTCAGTAAAAGTTTTCAATTCGAACCATATAGTATTAAAGCATTTAATGAGGGCCACTGGCTTACCATGGACGCAGGAGATATTGATGGCGATGGAGATGAAGATATTGCATTAGGCAGTTTCAACCCACCCCCAAAAGAATTAGAAAGAGCACCAAAAGATTCAACAAAACCTTCTTTCTTATTGTTGGTGAATAAAACAAAATCCAAAGCTTCTCAGTAA
- a CDS encoding response regulator transcription factor: MKKRIYVIEDDNVMLLVLESLLLKNDYEVIKDFNGKNIMVSRKPYPDLYIIDINLIGKDGCDFCRLIKEESSTIPVILISANIDLEKKAKECNADKFLTKPFEPQHLLNSIQELIV, from the coding sequence ATGAAAAAAAGAATTTATGTTATTGAAGACGACAACGTAATGCTTCTTGTACTGGAATCTTTGCTTTTGAAGAATGATTACGAAGTAATAAAAGATTTTAACGGTAAAAATATTATGGTCAGCAGGAAGCCTTATCCAGATCTTTACATTATTGACATAAATTTAATTGGAAAAGATGGCTGCGATTTTTGCAGGCTGATAAAAGAAGAAAGCAGCACCATTCCCGTTATCCTTATTTCTGCAAACATAGACCTGGAAAAAAAGGCTAAAGAATGCAACGCAGATAAATTTTTAACCAAGCCATTCGAGCCACAGCATTTATTAAATAGTATTCAGGAATTAATTGTATAA
- a CDS encoding c-type cytochrome, whose amino-acid sequence MHQIRQLLLYSITLVAFTACNNNDQQNEITSIAVNLPDSVAAGKKLFDAACVRCHGMDASGLTGPSLKRSKLKHAPDLASFISVVEFGIVGTGMPSNWAITDSDCHRLYAYINFLKNQGRETPKGDSVAGSKVYASAGCASCHIMNGEGNSIGPELSQIGASRNAAYLKQALIDPAAALPESTDIDNGYGFSLYLPIKIITNDGKKITGLRINEDTYTIQLKDAANNYYSFNKDEVQSVEKQYGQSLMPSFKDKLSDKEIENLVAFLYKSGNQ is encoded by the coding sequence ATGCATCAAATCCGTCAACTTCTGTTATATTCCATAACACTTGTTGCATTTACAGCATGCAACAACAACGATCAGCAAAATGAAATAACATCTATCGCGGTTAATTTACCAGACTCTGTTGCCGCAGGTAAAAAACTTTTTGATGCAGCATGCGTTCGCTGTCATGGTATGGATGCATCGGGGTTAACAGGTCCATCTCTTAAACGATCGAAACTTAAACACGCTCCTGATCTTGCCTCTTTTATAAGCGTGGTAGAATTTGGAATTGTAGGAACCGGTATGCCATCAAACTGGGCAATAACAGATTCAGATTGTCATCGGTTGTATGCTTACATAAACTTTCTAAAGAACCAGGGAAGAGAAACACCAAAAGGCGATTCTGTTGCGGGCAGCAAAGTGTATGCAAGCGCTGGTTGTGCAAGTTGTCATATCATGAATGGTGAGGGAAATAGTATTGGTCCTGAACTTTCTCAAATAGGCGCAAGCCGCAATGCTGCTTATCTGAAACAAGCTCTTATTGATCCTGCCGCGGCATTACCGGAGAGTACAGACATTGATAACGGTTATGGTTTCTCACTCTACCTGCCAATAAAAATTATTACGAATGATGGCAAAAAAATTACAGGACTTCGCATCAATGAAGATACTTACACTATCCAGTTAAAAGATGCTGCCAATAATTATTATTCATTTAATAAAGACGAAGTACAGTCTGTGGAAAAACAATACGGGCAATCCTTAATGCCATCGTTCAAAGACAAACTAAGCGATAAAGAAATTGAAAACCTTGTTGCCTTTCTTTATAAATCAGGAAATCAATGA
- a CDS encoding cupin-like domain-containing protein codes for MQLDSIDLEYDITPQAFKNKYYNLNKPVILRNLAKPWPAYTKWTWDYLTEVAGDKKIPIYNNIKSDAYTPINKADGYTTFGAYIDMIRKGPAEWRIFFFNVFSHAPQLKKDFTWPDDYMKGFLKTMPALFAGGQGSITHMHFDIDLPNIFHTQFIGKKRVLLFPYEERNKLYRKPFEVLSLADFSNYYDPEKSKVDTKKFPALEFVNGYDVVLEHGDTLFMPSGFWHHMEYLESGFAMSLRAWNKTIGGKINAGWNVVGMRNIDTLMKKTFPGKWYNWKEKKINKAASDEMHFINNR; via the coding sequence ATGCAACTTGATTCAATAGATCTGGAGTATGATATTACCCCCCAGGCATTTAAGAACAAGTATTACAACTTAAACAAGCCGGTAATATTACGTAACCTGGCAAAGCCATGGCCTGCTTACACCAAATGGACATGGGATTATTTAACTGAAGTAGCGGGTGATAAAAAAATTCCTATTTATAATAATATAAAAAGCGACGCATATACCCCTATCAATAAGGCGGATGGCTATACAACTTTTGGAGCATACATAGATATGATAAGGAAAGGGCCGGCCGAATGGCGCATTTTTTTCTTCAATGTTTTTTCGCATGCCCCGCAGTTAAAAAAAGATTTTACATGGCCGGATGATTATATGAAAGGGTTTTTAAAAACGATGCCGGCATTATTTGCAGGTGGACAAGGTTCTATAACGCATATGCATTTTGATATCGATCTGCCCAATATTTTTCATACCCAATTTATCGGGAAAAAAAGAGTGCTTTTATTTCCTTATGAAGAAAGAAATAAACTTTACAGGAAACCATTTGAGGTTTTGAGTCTCGCTGATTTTAGTAATTATTATGATCCTGAGAAAAGCAAGGTTGATACCAAAAAATTTCCTGCACTTGAATTTGTAAATGGATACGATGTTGTACTGGAACATGGTGATACTTTATTTATGCCAAGTGGTTTCTGGCATCATATGGAATACCTTGAAAGTGGATTTGCTATGAGTTTACGTGCATGGAATAAAACAATCGGCGGTAAGATTAACGCAGGCTGGAATGTAGTAGGCATGCGTAATATAGATACGTTAATGAAAAAAACATTTCCCGGGAAATGGTATAACTGGAAGGAGAAAAAAATTAATAAAGCAGCCTCAGATGAAATGCACTTTATCAATAACAGGTAA